TCGGTTTGATCATGCACAAAGTCCCAGCTCCAGATATGATTAGCGTATCTAGCCGATTGTCTTTCGGCTGTGCTAGTGCCCCTGCGCCTCATTTTACGCTGTTTACGGCTCACTTGTAACCCGAGTTTACGCCGGATGCGTTGCACCCGCTTCTCATTGACTTTCCAGCCTTCTCGCCGAAGTAGCGCTGTGATCCTCCGGTAGCCATAACGTGGATGCTCACGCGATAGATCGACAATCCCAATGTGTAACAAACGGGAGCTTTCGCTGATCTTACCGTTCCAATACGCGCTAGCTCGCGGCAACCCAAGCGCACGGCATGCCTGGCTCTTATTACCAATACCTTCTTCGATCATCATGTTTACGGCCCTTCGCTTACTTGAAGGGCTTACCACTTTTTTGCGTTGACTGCCTTTAAGATGTCTATTTGAACCGCCTGGTCTGCCACTATTCGCTTCAGACGCGCATTCTCTTCGGCCATCGCACGCATTGCTCGTACATCAGAGACTTCCATCCCTCCGTATTGCCGCTTCCACT
This genomic interval from Verrucomicrobiota bacterium contains the following:
- a CDS encoding transposase; its protein translation is MRRSKYSEEKIVGILREGQADTTVKALCAKHNISEQTYYKWKRQYGGMEVSDVRAMRAMAEENARLKRIVADQAVQIDILKAVNAKKW